In Parasteatoda tepidariorum isolate YZ-2023 chromosome 2, CAS_Ptep_4.0, whole genome shotgun sequence, one DNA window encodes the following:
- the LOC107445991 gene encoding peptidylprolyl isomerase domain and WD repeat-containing protein 1, translated as MSEKRNLDQIESEDSSNDECIGPSLSEAAPVKKRKTLQFEQMYLKNIPDKESYEKSYMHRDVISHIAVTKTDFVITASVDGHMKFWKKNEDGIVFVKHFRAHLGNIQCISVNSSGSLLCSISNDKSLKVFDVVNFDMINMIKLNYVPGYCEWVHSAGHAIAAVAVSVQGSKVINIYDGREINDPLHVIDRLHATAITTIKYNPTYEVVVSCDRNGMIEYWCGMKRDFKFPKCVNFDSKLDTDLYELVKNKTYSIDLTFSPKGDQFALLCADRKIRLFRFLTGKMIRVYDESLQQLSELQQTRQLLPNMEFGRRMAIERDVEKTEAFDSAGILYDESGHFILYPTMIGIKVINIETNRCVRLIGKNENIRPLKLALYQGIPNKSKAAITVEMTASENPALQNISSDPTLFCTAFKKNRFYLFTSREPDDTKSVDAERDIFNEKPSKEDIIAATESSSQQVLYHNCIIHTTLGDMHCKLFPKECPKTVENFCVHSKNNYYNGHIFHRVIKAFMIQTGDPTGTGTGGESIWGGEFEDEFHPTLKHDRPYTLSMANAGPNTNGSQFFVSVIPTPWLDNKHTVFGRVTKGMEVCQNISTAKTNPKTDKPYDDIKIINITLK; from the coding sequence ATGTCTGAGAAGAGAAATCTCGATCAAATTGAATCAGAAGATAGCAGCAATGATGAATGCATTGGACCTTCGCTATCTGAAGCTGCTCCTGTTAAAAAGCGCAAAACATTACAGTTCGAGCAGatgtatttgaaaaacattccTGATAAGGAATCATACGAGAAAAGTTATATGCATCGAGATGTCATTTCTCACATTGCAGTGACTAAAACTGATTTTGTAATAACGGCTAGTGTCGATGGTCATATgaaattttggaagaaaaatgaAGATGGAATCGTGTTTGTAAAGCACTTTCGTGCCCACCTCGGTAATATCCAATGTATCAGTGTAAATTCTTCAGGATCACTTTTATGTTCCATTTCAAATGATAAATCATTGAAAGTGTTTGACGTTGTAAACTTTGATATGATTAATATGATTAAGCTCAACTATGTACCTGGATACTGTGAGTGGGTACACAGTGCTGGTCATGCAATTGCAGCTGTTGCTGTATCCGTTCAAGGatctaaagtaataaatatctatGATGGTCGCGAGATTAATGATCCTCTGCATGTCATTGATAGGTTGCATGCTACTGCCATTACAACGATTAAATACAACCCTACGTATGAAGTTGTGGTGTCTTGTGACCGTAATGGTATGATTGAGTATTGGTGTGGTATGAAAAGAGATTTCAAGTTTCCTAAATGTGTTAATTTTGACTCTAAATTAGATACTGATTTATACGagcttgtaaaaaataaaacttattctaTTGATCTTACTTTTTCCCCCAAAGGTGACCAATTTGCACTCCTCTGTGCGGACCGTAAGATAAGGCTGTTTCGTTTTCTGACTGGAAAAATGATAAGAGTTTACGATGAAAGCTTGCAACAATTATCTGAGTTGCAACAAACCAGGCAGCTGTTACCAAATATGGAATTTGGACGTCGTATGGCAATCGAGAGAGACGTTGAAAAAACAGAAGCATTTGATTCTGCTGGTATTTTGTATGACGAAAGTGGACATTTCATTCTTTATCCCACTATGATaggaataaaagttataaacattGAAACAAATCGTTGTGTTAGGCTTATTGGtaagaatgaaaatataagACCTTTAAAGCTAGCTCTTTATCAGGGCATTCCTAATAAGTCTAAAGCTGCCATTACTGTTGAGATGACAGCTTCGGAAAATCCagcattacaaaatatttcaagtgatcctacattattttgtactgcctttaagaaaaatagattttatttattcacgtCTAGGGAGCCAGATGATACAAAAAGTGTTGACGCTGAGAGggatatatttaatgaaaaacctTCCAAGGAAGACATAATTGCTGCTACAGAATCCTCAAGTCAACAGGTGTTATATCATAATTGTATAATTCATACTACTCTAGGAGATATGCACTGTAAACTTTTTCCTAAAGAATGTCCTAAAACTGTTGAAAACTTTTGTGTTCacagtaaaaacaattattacaatGGACATATATTTCACAGAGTGATTAAAGCATTTATGATACAAACAGGTGATCCTACTGGTACAGGAACTGGGGGAGAATCTATTTGGGGTGGAGAATTTGAAGATGAATTTCATCCTACTTTGAAGCATGATCGACCATATACTCTTAGTATGGCTAATGCTGGTCCCAACACCAATGGGTCACAATTTTTCGTTTCTGTCATTCCAACCCCATGGTTAGACAATAAACATACTGTTTTTGGACGTGTCACCAAAGGAATGGAAGTATGTCAAAACATCAGTACTGCAAAAACTAATCCAAAAACAGATAAACCATATGatgacattaaaattataaatattacattgaagtaa